From a region of the Tachypleus tridentatus isolate NWPU-2018 chromosome 1, ASM421037v1, whole genome shotgun sequence genome:
- the LOC143248145 gene encoding protein Wnt-11b-2-like: MQTGLIKVCLFLFILISHVTSIQWLALGKIRMTWKKKSQCMHAQKENLLQASQERLCKRNLETMSFVANAARAAIKSCQETFSNRRWNCSSITFVPTLTYDLTSGSREQAFVFALTSAAVGHTIARACSAGSLLSCGCGRVPREAPNGDFKWGGCADNLRHGLKFARSFCDKPWRQQATEAIMNRHNNKVGRRVIRISVIIQCKCHGVSGSCNIKTCWKALPKLLEVSDFLKRKYYIATEVDSQWRGSRLKLIPANSQMGIYGKDDLIFVTKSPDYCLPNPKVGSLGTRGRFCNRSSTTTDGCDSMCCGRGFSSETIEKSERCDCKYNWCCYVTCRTCKYFIQQQRCN; the protein is encoded by the exons AGCATTAGGTAAAATTAGAATGACTTGGAAAAAGAAATCCCAATGTATGCATGCCCAAAAAGAGAATCTCTTGCAGGCCAGTCAGGAAAGGCTTTGTAAGCGTAACTTGGAAACGATGTCTTTTGTTGCTAATGCTGCTCGAGCTGCTATAAAAAGTTGTCAAGAAACCTTCTCTAACAGACGATGGAACTGTTCTTCGATAACCTTTGTACCTACGTTAACATATGATTTAACTTCAG gtTCAAGAGAACAAGCTTTTGTGTTCGCCTTGACTTCCGCTGCTGTTGGGCACACCATAGCACGAGCTTGCAGTGCGGGGTCTCTTCTTTCTTGTGGATGTGGACGCGTGCCGCGAGAGGCACCCAATGGAGATTTTAAGTGGGGTGGCTGTGCTGACAACCTACGTCATGGACTAAAGTTCGCTCGTTCGTTTTGTGATAAGCCTTGGAGGCAACAAGCGACAGAAGCAATCATGAACAGACATAACAACAAGGTGGGAAGGAGG GTAATACGCATCAGCGTAATTATCCAGTGTAAGTGTCATGGCGTATCTGGTTCTTGTAATATCAAAACATGTTGGAAGGCTTTGCCTAAGCTTTTAGAAGTTTCcgattttttaaaaagaaaatattatattgctACTGAAGTGGACAGCCAGTGGAGAGGAAGTCGCCTAAAACTTATACCAGCCAACAGTCAAATGGGGATTTATGGAAAAGACGATCTCATCTTCGTCACCAAATCTCCAGATTATTGCCTACCTAATCCGAAAGTTGGATCTTTAGGCACTAGAGGGCG GTTTTGTAACAGAAGCTCAACTACGACAGACGGGTGTGATTCCATGTGTTGTGGGCGGGGATTTAGCAGTGAAACCATTGAAAAGTCAGAACGTTGTGACTGCAAATATAATTGGTGCTGCTATGTCACGTGCAGGACATGCAAATATTTCATTCAGCAACAAAGGTGCAATTAA